From one Bacillota bacterium genomic stretch:
- a CDS encoding aminotransferase class I/II-fold pyridoxal phosphate-dependent enzyme, with amino-acid sequence MTRSPEEYISPVIKAIPPSGIRRFFDLVAQTKGVISLGVGEPDFVTPWHIREACVYSLEKGYTMYTSNYGLPELRQEIARYLQRRFDLNYDGLSEILVTVGVSEAVDLALRAVLCPGDEVLIPDPAYVSYVPCTLMAGGRPVMLPTSAESEFKVTVRAIRENLSPRTKVIILTFPSNPTGAIMTRADLEAVAEVVKEHNLLVISDEIYAELTYEGRHVSIASLPGMRDRTIVLNGFSKAFAMTGWRIGYAAGHQAFISAMMKIHQFTMLCAPIMAQMAAIEALRNGEEEMTKMIKSYDQRRRLILTGLREMGLECFEPKGAFYVFPSIRCTGLTSEEFAERLLKEEKVAVVPGNAFGQSGEGFIRCCYAASVKDINEALQRMSRFISRLRSRSTEK; translated from the coding sequence ATGACCAGGTCACCCGAAGAGTATATTTCTCCAGTTATCAAAGCCATTCCTCCGTCAGGTATCAGACGCTTCTTTGATCTGGTCGCACAGACCAAAGGTGTCATTTCCCTTGGGGTCGGCGAGCCGGACTTTGTTACACCCTGGCACATCCGGGAGGCCTGTGTCTACTCCCTGGAAAAGGGCTACACCATGTACACTTCCAACTATGGCTTACCCGAATTGCGGCAGGAAATCGCCCGTTACCTCCAGCGCCGCTTTGATCTGAATTACGATGGCTTGAGTGAAATCCTGGTTACGGTTGGGGTCAGTGAAGCGGTGGACCTTGCCCTTCGTGCGGTTTTATGCCCGGGTGATGAGGTGTTGATTCCCGACCCGGCGTATGTGTCCTACGTGCCCTGTACCTTAATGGCGGGGGGGCGACCGGTGATGCTGCCGACCTCTGCTGAGAGTGAGTTTAAAGTCACGGTGCGAGCAATTCGGGAAAACTTAAGCCCTAGAACCAAGGTGATTATTCTAACCTTTCCGAGTAACCCAACCGGGGCGATTATGACCCGGGCAGATCTGGAGGCTGTCGCTGAGGTCGTGAAGGAGCACAACTTGCTGGTCATCTCCGACGAGATTTACGCTGAGTTAACCTATGAGGGACGGCATGTATCCATCGCTTCGCTGCCCGGCATGCGGGACCGCACGATTGTCTTGAACGGTTTTTCCAAGGCTTTTGCGATGACCGGCTGGCGTATTGGTTATGCCGCCGGGCACCAAGCGTTTATTTCCGCCATGATGAAGATTCACCAATTTACCATGCTCTGTGCTCCCATCATGGCTCAGATGGCCGCTATCGAAGCCCTGCGCAATGGTGAAGAAGAAATGACGAAGATGATTAAATCATATGACCAGCGCCGGCGCCTGATCTTAACCGGCTTACGTGAAATGGGGTTAGAGTGCTTTGAACCGAAAGGCGCGTTTTATGTCTTCCCTTCGATTCGCTGCACGGGGCTGACGAGTGAAGAATTTGCGGAACGGTTGCTTAAAGAGGAAAAAGTGGCCGTGGTTCCGGGAAATGCCTTTGGCCAAAGCGGAGAAGGTTTTATCCGGTGCTGCTATGCGGCTTCAGTTAAAGACATCAATGAGGCCCTCCAGCGGATGAGCCGTTTCATTAGTCGATTAAGATCGAGGAGCACGGAGAAATAG